In Onthophagus taurus isolate NC chromosome 6, IU_Otau_3.0, whole genome shotgun sequence, a genomic segment contains:
- the LOC111415465 gene encoding PHD finger protein 20 codes for MGRKCAISVCMSDSTCEKDRGVTFHKIPMHPDIRPKWMSLCKIPEDKKLMKVIYICSRHFLSADFCNFKGKKYMLKQGVLPSVFPWSSVKIKSEPNQSIEPEVKLEEGESELVISQNQKDEESNSENTIIETIQSTIKVRSPSKMNLKREGNSTNQSTTIEQKVKTIDTATGPLTFTPNTKIEALDFNQTWCPAVILEVDYQENEVLVHFDKYSNKYDEWICMSSSGLRAVSNLDEKKTSSDGFDVGERCMASWNDARKFPATVSKIIDKDTYEVQFDDGFVKVLKSHRMAKASGKNVQSSPLFDPAKGSKQERRDRKRKINVAALFGKRTARAGSQEDKNNASSTDLSVDDNATIESWIPKWENGKPVGKDSCIETSDGTKKSVIVPDPRLPSNWVKHLAQRLHGASAGKWDTVILNPEGRRFRLRSEIKNYIEEHPELNLKEKMFDFSISRRPTKRSRNESRRSTTSRVTSEPVVVQEPAETTTNVEEEPTQDNLNSLKIPLIDNSYKCPIEGCGKNFRRENLAQMHVKHYHPEYTKYLDSTPNVADLAYARTVGESLDRSPGPEKQQRLSTNTKSTSKLTPKITQKEPNSVLEASHSEIIKLLSSKSDSNKKDEPTSPILPSGLPPSMYPDIKLKDLLTKSEAIPKRDDINMKALISSTQRPSLKIKEEIDTDSPKSSSNKHNQKRKRIASESIEIKQEIKQEVLDPAIDLPPTQPPINNVIIEGGEVIKIVQMKREEIINCTCGITEEDGLMIQCELCLCWQHAYCNNIQRESQVPDKYICYICQNPIRQRSSKKYFHDQDWLKHGTLPVGFFHCKDESILKERFEKLKKTHDLSGGLLELKDYLHTLKVKIKIAEAKNHPKLYLWSKPWEKLPLPEKTEEEASNIKPDDSMLLTLLKNKDSQSSSESTEFPKLDLNTFMGNNLENIQLQTPRIPQPEAAIDSADCRLNLLEHISHSQSLVEERLMEFEDQIDKLDTFLDMDENDIDFDPKVRQTTQMLMRDLNVLKELSQMNTF; via the exons ATGGGTAGGAAATGTGCAATATCGGTATGCATGTCAGATTCAACCTGCGAAAAAGACCGCGGTGTTACGTTTCACAAGATCCCAATGCACCCGGACATTCGCCCCAAATGGATGTCACTCTGTAAAATTCCGGAAGACAAGAAGCTAATGAAAGTGATCTATATCTGTTCGAGGCATTTCCTTAGTGCTGATTTCTGTAATTTTAAAGGGAAGAAGTATATGTTGAAACAGGGTGTACTACCGAGTGTATTCCCTTGGAGTAGTGTTAAAATCAAATCGGAACCAAATCAATCGATTGAACCTGAAGTGAAACTTGAGGAGGGCGAATCGGAACTTGTAATAtcacaaaatcaaaaagacGAGGAGTCAAACAGTGAAAATACCATTATAGAAACAATTCAAAGTACAATTAAAGTAAGAAGTCCATCTAAAATGAACTTGAAGAGGGAAGGAAATTCTACAAATCAATCAACCACTATTGAGCAAAAAGTTAAAACTATCGATACAGCAACTGGCCCATTAACTTTTACACCAAACACTAAAATTGAAGCTTTAGATTTTAATCAAACTTGGTGTCCAGCTGTAATTCTCGAAGTTGATTATCAAGAAAATGAAGTGCTGGTgcattttgataaatattcaaataaatacGATGAATGGATTTGTATGAGTAGTTCAGGTTTACGTGCTGTGTCTAATTtggatgaaaaaaaaacatcctCTGATGGGTTTGACGTTGGTGAACGTTGTATGGCTTCTTGGAATGATGCTAGAAAATTTCCCGCTacagtttcaaaaattattgataaag atacCTACGAGGTTCAATTTGACGATGGTTTTGTAAAAGTATTGAAATCTCATCGAATGGCTAAAGCGTCGGGAAAAAATGTTCAATCATCACCGTTATTCGATCCAGCCAAAGGTTCGAAGCAGGAACGTCGCGACAGGAAACGAAAAATTAACGTTGCAGCTTTATTCGGGAAAAGGACGGCGCGAGCTGGAAGCCAAGAAGACAAAAATAACGCTAGTTCCACGGATTTGAGTGTTGACGATAATGCAACGATTGAATCTTGGATaccaaa atgGGAAAATGGAAAACCAGTCGGAAAAGATTCGTGTATTGAAACTAGTGATGGTACAAAAAAATCGGTAATCGTTCCCGATCCGCGTTTACCATCAAATTGGGTTAAACATCTTGCTCAAAGGCTTCATGGGGCTTCAGCTGGAAAATGGGATACAGTAATCTTAAA tcCTGAAGGTCGAAGATTTCGTCTTCGCagcgaaataaaaaattacatcgAAGAACATCCCGaattaaatctaaaagaaaaaatgttcgATTTTTCGATTTCAAGACGTCCAACGAAACGTTCAAGAAACGAATCCAGGCGCTCCACAACATCTCGCGTAACTAGTGAACCCGTCGTAGTTCAAGAACCCGCAGAGACCACTACAAACGTTGAAGAAGAAC CCACTCAAGATAATTTAAACAGTTTAAAAATCCCTCTAATTGATAATTCTTATAAATGTCCCATAGAGGGGTGTGGGAAAAATTTTCGGCGCGAAAATTTAGCTCAAATGCACGTTAAACATTATCATCCAGAATACACAAAGTATTTAGATTCAACGCCAAATGTAGCCGATTTGGCCTACGCAAGAACGGTTGGCGAATCTTTAGACAGATCTCCAGGCCcagaaaaacaacaaagatTATCAACAAATACTAAATCAACCTCAAAACTAACtccaaaaataactcaaaaagaaCCAAATTCCGTCTTAGAAGCGAGCCATTctgaaataataaagttattaagtTCAAAATCGGATAGTAACAAAAAAGATGAACCAACTTCGCCGATTTTGCCATCTGGTTTGCCCCCAAGCATGTATcctgatataaaattaaaagatttattaactAAATCAGAAGCGATCCCAAAACGGGATGATATCAATATGAAAGCTTTAATTTCAAGCACTCAAAGACCGagcttaaaaattaaagaagaaattgataCTGATTCCCCAAAAAGTAGTTCAAATAAACACAACCAAAAAAGAAAGCGAATCGCATCCGAAtcaattgaaataaaacaagaaattaaacaAGAAGTTTTAGATCCCGCAATCGATTTacccccaacccaaccccccATAAATAACGTTATCATTGAAGGCGGcgaagtaataaaaattgttcaaatgAAACGAGaggaaattataaattgtacTTGTGGGATTACTGAAGAGGATGGTTTGATGATTCAATGCGAATTATGTTTATGTTGGCAACACGCTTATTGCAACAACATACAAAGAGAGAGTCAAGTTCctgataaatatatttgttatatttgcCAAAATCCCATTAGACAGAGaagttcaaaaaaatattttcacgATCAAGATTGGTTAAAACATGGCACTTTACCAGTTGGATTTTTTCATTGTAAAGATGAATCAATATTGAAAGAgagatttgaaaaattaaagaaaactcACGATTTAAGTGGGGGATTATTGGAATTAAAGGATTATTTACATACTttgaaagttaaaattaaaattgctga agctAAAAACCATCCGAAATTATATTTATGGTCAAAACCATGGGAGAAACTCCCATTACCCGAAAAAACTGAAGAAGAAGCATCTAACATAAAACCGGATGATTCCAtgttattaactttattaaaaaataaagacagTCAAAGCTCATCAGAATCAACCGAATTCccaaaattagatttaaacACTTTTATGGGAAACAATTTGGAGAATATACAATTACAAACGCCAAGAATACCACAACCAGAAGCGGCGATTGATTCAGCTGATTGTCGATTAAACTTATTGGAACATATCTCACACAGTCAATCCTTGGTTGAAGAGAGATTAATGGAATTTGAAGACCAAATTGACAAATTGGACACGTTTTTGGATATGGACGAAAACGACATCGATTTCGACCCAAAAGTTCGACAAACCACTCAAATGTTAATGCGAGATTTGAACGTTCTGAAAGAACTTTCTCAAATGAACacgttttag
- the LOC111415454 gene encoding large ribosomal subunit protein P1 encodes MASNNELACVYASLILADDDVAITGEKIQTILKAANVDIEPYWPGLFAKALEGVNIKDMITNIGSGVGSGPAASAPAAAAAAPAAAAPVEEKKKEEEPEESDDDMGLGLFD; translated from the exons ATGGCCAGCAACAACGAATTAGCTTGTGTTTACGCCTCTTTAATTTTGGCTGACGACGATGTAGCAATTACG GGTGAGAAGATCCAAACCATCCTTAAAGCCGCCAATGTTGACATTGAGCCATATTGGCCCGGGCTTTTTGCCAAAGCTCTTGAGGgtgttaatattaaagatatgATCACTAACATTGGCTCAGGAGTTGGCTCTGGACCAGCTGCTTCAGCCCCAGCTGCAGCCGCTGCCGCTCCAGCTGCTGCTGCTCCTGTTGAAGAAAAGAAGAAGGAAGAGGAACCCGAAGAGTCAGATGATGACATGGGTCTTGGTCTTTTCGACTAG